A region from the Lycium barbarum isolate Lr01 chromosome 8, ASM1917538v2, whole genome shotgun sequence genome encodes:
- the LOC132605836 gene encoding G-type lectin S-receptor-like serine/threonine-protein kinase At4g03230 isoform X1, whose product MKDNLTPKREVSFHQERYQGLLLSFLLTPSILPTNCAAMEMKESYSILILHVLFLCLSLNTNLSIGGDTISWNESLSFGQIIVSSGGIFELGFFRPGNSAKYYIGIWYKNVILSQTVVWVANRDKPLDYGAANLTIVQGNLVLLDRLQGLVWSTNIARSITSNNSVIAVLHDDGNLILSDMPNSSTPLQLWQSFDYPTHTFLPGAKLGYDKRTQRKQELISWKNMNDPAPGLYYVELDPKHVQFVIKWNRTTEYWASGSWNGQRFSLVPEMGLNYMFNFSYTDNENESYFTYSIYAGRAIASRMIMDDSGQIKQLTWFDTSIPWNLYWSQPREKCDVYANCGVFGVCDNANASCNCLSGFKPRSDTEWNSNDYSSGCVRDQKEQCNEITKDHDSFWMDSIMRPPAPPDTNITVREASQCRSTCFNNCACTAYTYDGSDTCSIWTDDLFNLQQLSKSETERTIFVKRGSPAAQPKATISMKLKAILSSIIVFMALLIGSFTYIYYRRRMEKREDSRGGTQGAQISHWHKVEGEAKVLMNENGDEVIDVPYFHLETILAATDNFSNANKLGQGGFGPVYKGIFPSKKEIAVKRLSSHSGQGIDEFKNEVSLIAKLQHRNLVRLLGYCINATEQILLYEYMPNKSLDTFIFDGTLCQLLDWKKRYDIILGIARGLAYLHHDSRLRIIHRDLKTSNILLDEEMNSKISDFGLARIVEGKVTEAKTNKVVGTYGYMSPEYALDGLFSIKSDVFSFGVVVLEIISGRRNTGFYLSEEALNLLGYVSEETSYELILYLFVSFDSQIAKLSQAWKLWTEEAEIQLIEKSLLESCNRSEAIKCINVALLGVQEDPNERPNMSDVILMLGGEGNNLPQPNRPAFVIRKYTSRKSSSSSSKQYISSNNQVTITVEEGR is encoded by the exons ATGAAAGATAATTTGACTCCCAAAAGAGAAGTCTCCTTTCATCAAGAGCGCTACCAAGGACTCTTGCTATCTTTTCTTTTAACACCATCCATTCTACCAACAAATTGTGCAGCCATGGAAATGAAAGAGAGCTATTCAATTCTGATACTTCATGTGCTATTTCTATGCCTTAGTCTCAACACCAATCTCTCCATCGGAGGGGACACCATTTCTTGGAATGAATCTCTTTCTTTTGGCCAAATAATTGTCTCTTCAGGTGGGATCTTTGAGCTTGGTTTCTTCAGACCTGGTAACTCTGCCAAATATTACATAGGCATATGGTACAAGAACGTTATTTTATCGCAAACTGTAGTTTGGGTAGCAAATAGGGATAAACCACTTGATTATGGTGCTGCCAATTTGACAATTGTTCAAGGCAACCTGGTGCTTCTCGATAGACTTCAAGGCTTAGTTTGGTCAACAAATATTGCGAGGAGTATTACTTCAAATAATTCAGTCATAGCAGTTCTTCATGACGATGGAAATTTGATTTTGAGTGATatgccaaattcatcaacaccctTACAACTTTGGCAAAGTTTTGACTACCCAACGCACACATTTTTGCCTGGTGCTAAGCTTGGATATGACAAACGTACACAAAGAAAACAGGAACTGATTTCATGGAAGAATATGAACGATCCGGCACCAGGATTGTATTATGTGGAACTGGACCCGAAGCATGTTCAATTTGTTATAAAATGGAATAGGACTACAGAGTATTGGGCAAGTGGTTCATGGAATGGCCAAAGATTCAGCTTAGTGCCTGAAATGGGGTTAAACTACATGTTTAATTTCAGCTACACCGATAATGAGAATGAGTCATATTTTACATATTCCATTTATGCTGGTCGTGCAATTGCGTCAAGAATGATAATGGATGACTCAGGACAAATTAAGCAACTAACATGGTTTGATACTTCAATTCCTTGGAATCTATACTGGAGTCAACCAAGAGAAAAATGTGATGTTTATGCCAATTGTGGGGTGTTCGGAGTTTGCGATAATGCTAATGCATCCTGCAATTGCTTGAGCGGCTTCAAGCCAAGATCAGATACAGAATGGAATTCAAATGATTATTCAAGTGGTTGTGTAAGAGACCAAAAGGAGCAGTGTAATGAAATTACTAAAGACCATGATAGTTTTTGGATGGATTCAATCATGAGACCACCAGCTCCTCCAGATACTAATATCACTGTTAGGGAAGCCTCACAGTGTAGATCTACTTGTTTTAACAATTGCGCTTGCACTGCTTATACTTATGATGGTTCTGATACCTGTTCAATTTGGACCGACGATCTGTTCAATCTACAACAACTCAGCAAAAGTGAAACAGAAAGGACTATCTTTGTCAAACGTGGCTCACCTGCAG CTCAACCTAAAGCTACGATATCGATGAAGCTAAAAGCTATACTTTCATCCATAATAGTTTTTATGGCTCTACTCATAGGCAGCTTTACCTACATTTACTATAGAAGAAGAATGGAAAAAAGAGAAG ATAGCAGAGGAGGTACCCAAGGGGCACAAATATCTCACTGGCATAAGGTTGAAGGAGAAGCAAAAGTATTGATGAATGAAAACGGTGATGAAGTTATTGATGTTCCATACTTTCACTTGGAGACTATTTTGGCAGCTACAGACAACTTCTCAAATGCAAATAAGCTTGGACAAGGAGGATTTGGTCCTGTTTACAAG GGTATCTTTCCAAGCAAAAAAGAAATTGCAGTGAAAAGGTTATCCAGCCATTCAGGACAAGGCATAGATGAATTTAAGAATGAAGTAAGTCTTATTGCAAAGCTTCAACATCGAAATCTAGTGAGGCTATTGGGCTATTGCATCAATGCAACAGAACAAATATTACTTTATGAATATATGCCGAATAAAAGTTTAGATACATTCATATTTG ATGGAACACTTTGTCAATTATTGGATTGGAAGAAACGTTATGACATCATATTGGGCATTGCACGGGGTCTTGCTTATCTTCACCATGATTCACGACTAAGGATTATTCATAGAGATTTGAAAACCAGTAACATTTTATTAGATGAGGAGATGAATTCGAAAATTTCAGATTTTGGCTTGGCGAGGATTGTTGAAGGAAAAGTAACAGAAGCAAAGACGAATAAAGTAGTGGGAACCTA TGGCTATATGTCTCCTGAATATGCATTGGACGGATTGTTTTCTATCAAGTCAGATGTATTCAGTTTTGGAGTAGTCGTACTTGAGATAATCAGTGGAAGAAGGAATACAGGATTTTACCTATCAGAAGAAGCCTTAAACTTGTTGGGCTATGTAAGTGAAGAAACTTCCTATGAGTTAATATTATATCTTTTTGTTAGCTTTGATTCTCAGATAGCAAAATTATCACAGGCATGGAAATTGTGGACAGAAGAAGCTGAGATACAATTAATAGAGAAGTCATTACTTGAATCATGCAACAGGAGTGAAGCAATAAAGTGCATAAATGTTGCGCTCCTGGGTGTACAAGAAGATCCAAATGAGCGTCCTAACATGTCAGATGTTATTTTAATGCTGGGAGGGGAAGGTAATAATCTTCCGCAACCTAATAGACCAGCTTTTGTAATAAGGAAGTACACTTCTAGAAAATCATCTTCTTCCTCTAGTAAGCAATACATCTCATCCAACAATCAGGTTACAATTACAGTCGAAGAAGGACGCTAG
- the LOC132605836 gene encoding G-type lectin S-receptor-like serine/threonine-protein kinase At4g03230 isoform X2 codes for MKDNLTPKREVSFHQERYQGLLLSFLLTPSILPTNCAAMEMKESYSILILHVLFLCLSLNTNLSIGGDTISWNESLSFGQIIVSSGGIFELGFFRPGNSAKYYIGIWYKNVILSQTVVWVANRDKPLDYGAANLTIVQGNLVLLDRLQGLVWSTNIARSITSNNSVIAVLHDDGNLILSDMPNSSTPLQLWQSFDYPTHTFLPGAKLGYDKRTQRKQELISWKNMNDPAPGLYYVELDPKHVQFVIKWNRTTEYWASGSWNGQRFSLVPEMGLNYMFNFSYTDNENESYFTYSIYAGRAIASRMIMDDSGQIKQLTWFDTSIPWNLYWSQPREKCDVYANCGVFGVCDNANASCNCLSGFKPRSDTEWNSNDYSSGCVRDQKEQCNEITKDHDSFWMDSIMRPPAPPDTNITVREASQCRSTCFNNCACTAYTYDGSDTCSIWTDDLFNLQQLSKSETERTIFVKRGSPAAQPKATISMKLKAILSSIIVFMALLIGSFTYIYYRRRMEKREDSRGGTQGAQISHWHKVEGEAKVLMNENGDEVIDVPYFHLETILAATDNFSNANKLGQGGFGPVYKGIFPSKKEIAVKRLSSHSGQGIDEFKNEVSLIAKLQHRNLVRLLGYCINATEQILLYEYMPNKSLDTFIFDGTLCQLLDWKKRYDIILGIARGLAYLHHDSRLRIIHRDLKTSNILLDEEMNSKISDFGLARIVEGKVTEAKTNKVVGTYGYMSPEYALDGLFSIKSDVFSFGVVVLEIISGRRNTGFYLSEEALNLLGYAWKLWTEEAEIQLIEKSLLESCNRSEAIKCINVALLGVQEDPNERPNMSDVILMLGGEGNNLPQPNRPAFVIRKYTSRKSSSSSSKQYISSNNQVTITVEEGR; via the exons ATGAAAGATAATTTGACTCCCAAAAGAGAAGTCTCCTTTCATCAAGAGCGCTACCAAGGACTCTTGCTATCTTTTCTTTTAACACCATCCATTCTACCAACAAATTGTGCAGCCATGGAAATGAAAGAGAGCTATTCAATTCTGATACTTCATGTGCTATTTCTATGCCTTAGTCTCAACACCAATCTCTCCATCGGAGGGGACACCATTTCTTGGAATGAATCTCTTTCTTTTGGCCAAATAATTGTCTCTTCAGGTGGGATCTTTGAGCTTGGTTTCTTCAGACCTGGTAACTCTGCCAAATATTACATAGGCATATGGTACAAGAACGTTATTTTATCGCAAACTGTAGTTTGGGTAGCAAATAGGGATAAACCACTTGATTATGGTGCTGCCAATTTGACAATTGTTCAAGGCAACCTGGTGCTTCTCGATAGACTTCAAGGCTTAGTTTGGTCAACAAATATTGCGAGGAGTATTACTTCAAATAATTCAGTCATAGCAGTTCTTCATGACGATGGAAATTTGATTTTGAGTGATatgccaaattcatcaacaccctTACAACTTTGGCAAAGTTTTGACTACCCAACGCACACATTTTTGCCTGGTGCTAAGCTTGGATATGACAAACGTACACAAAGAAAACAGGAACTGATTTCATGGAAGAATATGAACGATCCGGCACCAGGATTGTATTATGTGGAACTGGACCCGAAGCATGTTCAATTTGTTATAAAATGGAATAGGACTACAGAGTATTGGGCAAGTGGTTCATGGAATGGCCAAAGATTCAGCTTAGTGCCTGAAATGGGGTTAAACTACATGTTTAATTTCAGCTACACCGATAATGAGAATGAGTCATATTTTACATATTCCATTTATGCTGGTCGTGCAATTGCGTCAAGAATGATAATGGATGACTCAGGACAAATTAAGCAACTAACATGGTTTGATACTTCAATTCCTTGGAATCTATACTGGAGTCAACCAAGAGAAAAATGTGATGTTTATGCCAATTGTGGGGTGTTCGGAGTTTGCGATAATGCTAATGCATCCTGCAATTGCTTGAGCGGCTTCAAGCCAAGATCAGATACAGAATGGAATTCAAATGATTATTCAAGTGGTTGTGTAAGAGACCAAAAGGAGCAGTGTAATGAAATTACTAAAGACCATGATAGTTTTTGGATGGATTCAATCATGAGACCACCAGCTCCTCCAGATACTAATATCACTGTTAGGGAAGCCTCACAGTGTAGATCTACTTGTTTTAACAATTGCGCTTGCACTGCTTATACTTATGATGGTTCTGATACCTGTTCAATTTGGACCGACGATCTGTTCAATCTACAACAACTCAGCAAAAGTGAAACAGAAAGGACTATCTTTGTCAAACGTGGCTCACCTGCAG CTCAACCTAAAGCTACGATATCGATGAAGCTAAAAGCTATACTTTCATCCATAATAGTTTTTATGGCTCTACTCATAGGCAGCTTTACCTACATTTACTATAGAAGAAGAATGGAAAAAAGAGAAG ATAGCAGAGGAGGTACCCAAGGGGCACAAATATCTCACTGGCATAAGGTTGAAGGAGAAGCAAAAGTATTGATGAATGAAAACGGTGATGAAGTTATTGATGTTCCATACTTTCACTTGGAGACTATTTTGGCAGCTACAGACAACTTCTCAAATGCAAATAAGCTTGGACAAGGAGGATTTGGTCCTGTTTACAAG GGTATCTTTCCAAGCAAAAAAGAAATTGCAGTGAAAAGGTTATCCAGCCATTCAGGACAAGGCATAGATGAATTTAAGAATGAAGTAAGTCTTATTGCAAAGCTTCAACATCGAAATCTAGTGAGGCTATTGGGCTATTGCATCAATGCAACAGAACAAATATTACTTTATGAATATATGCCGAATAAAAGTTTAGATACATTCATATTTG ATGGAACACTTTGTCAATTATTGGATTGGAAGAAACGTTATGACATCATATTGGGCATTGCACGGGGTCTTGCTTATCTTCACCATGATTCACGACTAAGGATTATTCATAGAGATTTGAAAACCAGTAACATTTTATTAGATGAGGAGATGAATTCGAAAATTTCAGATTTTGGCTTGGCGAGGATTGTTGAAGGAAAAGTAACAGAAGCAAAGACGAATAAAGTAGTGGGAACCTA TGGCTATATGTCTCCTGAATATGCATTGGACGGATTGTTTTCTATCAAGTCAGATGTATTCAGTTTTGGAGTAGTCGTACTTGAGATAATCAGTGGAAGAAGGAATACAGGATTTTACCTATCAGAAGAAGCCTTAAACTTGTTGGGCTAT GCATGGAAATTGTGGACAGAAGAAGCTGAGATACAATTAATAGAGAAGTCATTACTTGAATCATGCAACAGGAGTGAAGCAATAAAGTGCATAAATGTTGCGCTCCTGGGTGTACAAGAAGATCCAAATGAGCGTCCTAACATGTCAGATGTTATTTTAATGCTGGGAGGGGAAGGTAATAATCTTCCGCAACCTAATAGACCAGCTTTTGTAATAAGGAAGTACACTTCTAGAAAATCATCTTCTTCCTCTAGTAAGCAATACATCTCATCCAACAATCAGGTTACAATTACAGTCGAAGAAGGACGCTAG